GACCATCTGGGTGAAGGTGGCGGTGTGGAGGTCGGCGCCCTGCTTCATCTGAACGAGGCGGCCGATGACCTCGGTCGGCGCGACGACCCAGCCGATGCGCAGCCCCGGGGCGAGCGTCTTCGACAGGGTGCCGAGGTAGATCACGCCGCCGCGGAACGGGTGCGCCGCGGCGTGCGAGCCGTGATACTCCGAGTCGAGCTCGACGAGCGTCGGCAGATGGTCGCCCTCGTAGCGCAGCTGCCCGTAAGGGTCGTCCTCGAGGATCGGCACGCCGTAGCGGCTGGCGAGCTCGACCACGCGGAGACGGCGCTCGCGCGACAGCGTCACGCCGGCCGGGTTGTGGAAGTTCGGCAGGATGTACATGAACTTCGCCCCGCCGCGCAGCTCCTCCTCCATCAGGTCGGTGCGGATGCCGTCGTCGTCCATCGGCACCGGCAGGTAACGCGCCTGGTAGCCGCTCCACGCCTGCAGCGCCCCGAGGTAGGTCGGCTCCTCGGTGAGAATGTGGTCCCCGGAGTTGATCAGGAGCTTGCCGATCAGGTCGAGCGCCTGCTGCGAGCCGGAGGTGATCAGCACGTTGGCCGGCTGGACCTGGATGCCGTAGCGCTCCATGTGCCGCACCAGCATCTCGCGCAGCGGCAGGTAGCCCTCGGTGGTCGAATACTGCAGGGCGGCCTTGCCCTGCTCGGCGAGCACGCGGTCGCAGGCGGCGTCGATCTCTTCGAGCGGGAAGACGTCGGGCGCCGGCAGCCCGCCGGCAAAGGAAATGACCTCCGGGTCAGCCGTGAGCTTGAGCAGCTCGCGAATGGCCGAGCTGGTCATCCCCTCGGTGCGCATCGCGAAGCGATCCGACCACGGGGTATCGACGAGCTGGGTCATAGCAGGTTCCTCTTGCGGGCCGCCGCGCGCAACTCGTCGCGGAAGTCCGGGTGGGAGATGCCGATGAGCGCCTCGGCCCGTTCGCGCAGGCTCTTGCCGAAGAGGTAGGCCACGCCGAACTCGGTGACGACGTAGTGCACGTCGGCCCGGCTGGTCACCACTCCGGCGCCCGGTGCCAGCGTGTCGACGATGCGCGACAGCTTGCCGTCCTTGGCCGTTGCCGGCAGGGCGATGACCGGCTTGCCGCCCTTGGCCCGTGCGGCGCCGCGGATGAAGTCGACCTGGCCGCCGAACCCCGAGTAGATGCGCGTGCCGATCGAGTCCGAGTTCACCTGCCCGGTCAGGTCGACCGAGATCGCCGAGTTGATCGCCACGATCCGCTCGTTCTGCGAGACGATGAACGGGTCGTTGACGTAGTCGCTCGGGTGGAACTCGACGAACGGGTTGTTGTCGAGGAAGGCGAAGGT
This genomic window from Holophagales bacterium contains:
- a CDS encoding PLP-dependent aminotransferase family protein: MTQLVDTPWSDRFAMRTEGMTSSAIRELLKLTADPEVISFAGGLPAPDVFPLEEIDAACDRVLAEQGKAALQYSTTEGYLPLREMLVRHMERYGIQVQPANVLITSGSQQALDLIGKLLINSGDHILTEEPTYLGALQAWSGYQARYLPVPMDDDGIRTDLMEEELRGGAKFMYILPNFHNPAGVTLSRERRLRVVELASRYGVPILEDDPYGQLRYEGDHLPTLVELDSEYHGSHAAAHPFRGGVIYLGTLSKTLAPGLRIGWVVAPTEVIGRLVQMKQGADLHTATFTQMVAYEAARGGFLDRHVKRIRQVYGERRDAMLASLDRHFPPGCHWTRPQGGLFLWVTLPAGLDSGELIHEALRAKVAYVPGACFFPRGGGERTMRLNFSYCSPEMIDEGIRRLARVVETSLKPAMVAVP